The Tenrec ecaudatus isolate mTenEca1 chromosome 7, mTenEca1.hap1, whole genome shotgun sequence genome window below encodes:
- the UNC5CL gene encoding UNC5C-like protein, with protein MYPQENSFQPLQFLLLVGVPVASVLLLAQCLRWHCPHWLLGTCQKPGPEDPVCLPTHLPDNEASSPCPPATLSEMAAFYQELNTPTQGHTVTRQLMNKLLLFSVREVDHRGGCLILQDTGISLLIPPGAVPMGRQERVSLVLVWDLSDAPSLSKNQGLVSPVVACGPHGATFLKPCTLTFKHCAQQPSQARTYSSNTSLLDVKAWRALGRPGAYTSRDECRIPLSHFSLYTCVLEAPVGRQGRKWLQLAVFCSPLAPGQSHLQLRIYFLNNTPCALQWAITNEQPHGGRLRGPCQLFDFTGVRGDQCLKLKYISEGWENVDDSSCQLVPHLHIWHGKCPFRSFCFRKKGTNESEDCSALTNEIIVTMHTFQDGLETRYMEIVRFQASEEESWAAAPPVSQPPPCNRLPPELFEQLQMLLEPNSITGNDWRRLASHLGLCGMKIRFLSCQRSPAAAILELFQEQNGSLQELHYLMTSMERLDCASAIQNYLSGKLAGSPAPSPGLAQDNQGLELDEKL; from the exons ATGTACCCCCAAGAGAATTCCTTTCAACCCTTGCAGTTCCTACTGCTGGTGGGGGTCCCAGTGGCAAGTGTCCTCCTCCTGGCCCAGTGCCTTCGATGGCACTGTCCTCACTGGCTGCTGGGAACCTGCCAGAAGCCCGGTCCAGAAGATCCCGTGTGCCTACCCACTCACCTACCCGACAACGAGGCCTCAAGCCCATGCCCGCCAGCTACCCTGTCAGAGATGGCTGCCTTCTACCAGGAACTGAACACGCCCACCCAAGGCCACACAGTCACCCGCCAGCTGATGAATAAACTCCTGCTGTTCTCCGTTCGAGAGGTGGACCACCGTGGTGGCTGCCTGATACTCCAAGATACTGGCATCTCCTTGCTCATCCCACCAG GTGCTGTGCCCATGGGCCGCCAGGAGCGAGTGTCTCTGGTCCTGGTTTGGGATCTGTCAGATGCCCCATCACTGTCCAAGAACCAGGGGCTGGTGAGCCCTGTGGTGGCCTGTGGGCCCCACGGGGCCACCTTCTTGAAGCCCTGTACCCTGACATTCAAGCACTGTGCCCAGCAGCCCAGCCAGGCCCGTACCTACAGCAGCAACACGAGCCTGCTGGACGTCAAGGCCTGGAGGGCCCTGGGGCGGCCAGGGGCCTACACCTCCCGAGATGAATGTCGAATCCCCCTCTCCCACTTCAG CCTCTACACCTGCGTGCTGGAGGCGCCAGTGGGGCGTCAGGGCCGCAAGTGGCTGCAGCTGGCCGTGTTCTGTTCCCCCCTGGCGCCGGGGCAGTCCCACCTGCAGCTGCGCATCTACTTCCTGAATAACACCCCCTGCGCCCTGCAGTGGGCCATCACCAATGAGCAGCCCCACGGTGGGCGCCTGCGCGGGCCCtgccagctctttgacttcaccgGAGTCCGCGGAGACCAGTGCCTGAAACTCAAGTACATCTCTGAGG GTTGGGAGAATGTGGACGATAGCAGTTGCCAGCTGGTTCCCCATCTCCACATCTGGCACGGAAAATGCCCCTTCCGTTCCTTCTGCTTCCGGAAAAAAGGTA CCAATGAGAGTGAGGACTGCTCGGCACTAACCAATGAGATCATTGTCACCATGCACACCTTCCAGGAT ggctTGGAGACCAGGTACATGGAGATTGTCAGGTTCCAGGCATCTGAGGAGGAGTCCTGGGCAGCAGCCCCCCCAGTCTCCCAGCCTCCCCCATGCAACAG GCTGCCCCCAGAGCTCTTTGAGCAGctgcagatgctgctggaaccgAACAGCATCACGGGCAATGACTGGCGCCGCCTGGCCTCCCACCTGGGGCTCTGTGGCATGAAAATCCG ATTCCTGTCCTGCCAGCGCAGCCCCGCAGCCGCCATCCTGGAGCTGTTTCAGGAGCAGAACGGGAGCCTGCAGGAGCTGCACTACCTCATGACCTCCATGGAGAGGCTGGACTGCGCCTCCGCCATCCAGAACTACCTGAGCGGGAAGCTGGCTGGCAGCCCGGCCCCTTCTCCAGGGCTCGCCCAGGATAACCAGGGTCTGGAGCTGGACGAGAAGCTCTGA